A stretch of Bacillota bacterium DNA encodes these proteins:
- a CDS encoding MFS transporter codes for LAGTGASLALYLVRRLDVVAGAHAVHGLMAGFVAPAAFAWVGDRSLLAGRGTAMGRIGAAIAAAAVLGPAAGGLLAQRVGAWAVFVSLSALAWLALLRTWRLAGASGGRAGREEVPAAEAGPGGRRAGGGSLLSPALLVAYAAAMVVQMGFGFLVWLLPLQAQAAGLGAGASGALMGVLGATAGLWMGLGGSVADRLPRRNVLGLGLLLLGLGEALLGAALDAGTFWIRAAAGAAVFGTGFGLIFPAAAALVVDATQAEGRGRAFSLFYIAFSAGSVAAPAAGGVLVRLGLLLVPQVPGGTVGGWWQTPYVLGVAAAGAAVVAALWPHLGHMRTAGRSPAR; via the coding sequence TCTGGCCGGGACGGGCGCCTCGCTCGCCCTGTACCTGGTTCGCCGCCTCGACGTGGTGGCTGGCGCGCACGCGGTGCACGGCTTGATGGCGGGGTTCGTGGCGCCCGCGGCCTTCGCGTGGGTGGGTGACCGGTCCCTTTTGGCAGGGCGGGGGACGGCCATGGGGCGGATTGGCGCCGCCATTGCGGCCGCAGCAGTTCTTGGCCCGGCGGCCGGCGGCCTGCTGGCACAGCGGGTGGGGGCGTGGGCGGTGTTCGTGTCCCTTTCGGCCCTCGCCTGGCTGGCACTCCTGCGCACGTGGCGCCTGGCGGGAGCCAGCGGCGGCCGGGCCGGACGGGAGGAGGTGCCGGCCGCTGAGGCCGGTCCGGGCGGCCGGCGCGCAGGGGGCGGCTCGCTGTTGTCGCCCGCGCTCCTGGTTGCCTACGCGGCGGCGATGGTGGTGCAGATGGGGTTCGGGTTTCTGGTCTGGCTGTTGCCGCTGCAGGCCCAGGCGGCGGGGCTGGGCGCCGGCGCCTCGGGCGCCTTGATGGGCGTTCTCGGCGCCACGGCGGGGTTGTGGATGGGCCTGGGCGGGAGCGTGGCCGACCGGCTGCCGCGGCGAAACGTGCTGGGGCTGGGGTTGTTGCTGTTGGGCCTTGGGGAGGCGCTGCTGGGGGCGGCACTGGACGCCGGGACGTTCTGGATCCGGGCGGCGGCCGGCGCGGCCGTGTTCGGCACCGGGTTCGGACTGATCTTCCCGGCGGCTGCGGCTCTGGTGGTGGACGCGACCCAGGCCGAGGGCAGAGGGCGGGCGTTCAGCCTGTTCTACATCGCCTTCTCGGCGGGTTCCGTGGCGGCGCCGGCCGCAGGCGGGGTTCTGGTGCGGCTGGGCCTGCTCCTGGTGCCGCAGGTGCCCGGCGGGACGGTGGGGGGCTGGTGGCAGACGCCCTACGTGCTGGGGGTGGCGGCGGCAGGAGCAGCGGTGGTGGCGGCCCTGTGGCCGCACCTGGGGCACATGCGGACGGCTGGAAGGAGCCCTGCCAGGTAG